In Drosophila subpulchrella strain 33 F10 #4 breed RU33 chromosome X, RU_Dsub_v1.1 Primary Assembly, whole genome shotgun sequence, the DNA window GTACATCATCCCGTTCCGCTGCATTTTATTTATCATAAGTCCAACCACCACATTTGCCAGCAGTCAAAACATTTGTGGACCACAATATGCAgctttcaattaaaataactaaatggaaaatattcaTAAAGAAGCACTTACTGAAACTGGGTTTATAGgtttaaattaatttcgttAGGAGTATTTATAGGTAAGCGGGAAAATATGCATAAAAAGCCAATACCTTCTGAACTAAGGATAATTGGGCATTAAATAAATCGAACTGAATCGAGCTTTGTGGCTTATGAATAAGTTGGTTTCGAAATTTTCGGTGGGTATTTATAGGTCGAAATTTAAAAGACAGAAAAGTATAAGTATATCTTATAGATTTACTGGATGGCAAAATAAACTTGAGATATAaagttatatttaataaaagtaaGATATACGTTTAATGAAGTTTCCCAAATTTAGTAAGACCATtaggtatatttaaattttacattaaaattagtagataatatataaatataaattaagtcaaataatttaatatatttaaatgtaatatttcaataattattatttacatttaaaataagtaaaaccattaaatatatataaatttaaaattaaatttattattgttatttaaatattaatttaaatgttatgTATTTCAATTGAATTAGAACCTTTCCCCCCATTTATTAACATGATATATGATAATCTGGTTGACATGGCTTTATGAATTAAAGAACACAATAAATTCTATGTAATTTGAatacaataaattaataaaaaaaaaagtataaacaAAACATTGTTGAAAGCCTTTAGCATTTTCTAGTTCCACCACCATGGAGGAGTAGCAGTGGTGTAGTCGGCCACATTGAGATAGTCCTGCTGGGCGCCTTCGGGCACAGATTCGCCCAACTCCGAATCCCCGACTAGGGATTCATCCAAGTCCTTGGCCTCCTGGGGCTTGCCACTAGCCAGGGAACCCATGATGGCGAAGATGAGCACCAGACCCAGGATAATTTGTTGGAACAGCTTCATGTTTGAAATACTTTTGGACTTGTTGTGAGTGAAGAAAGCTATCACCTGCTGCTTTTTATAGTCCAATTTAGAAAATCGGAACTAGAACTCAGGTGTTTTGCTGGGTATTTTCCTGACAACATTGTTTGTCTTTTCACATGCCCAAGGAGAAAAAACTGGGCTAtgtttgcttttgtttttggcaCGAGAAATTGAGCTGGTCAGGGTTGGTTTTTTTGTATCCCCAcgttttttttgttgctaCTGAAATTGAGATGTGCGTGCTGCGATTATTTTTTGCTGCTAGACGAACGTTTATTGATTTCCTGGTGA includes these proteins:
- the LOC119558207 gene encoding uncharacterized protein LOC119558207, which codes for MKLFQQIILGLVLIFAIMGSLASGKPQEAKDLDESLVGDSELGESVPEGAQQDYLNVADYTTATPPWWWN